aaccctcaaatTTACCCGCCAAAAAAGCTTTATTCTTTCTCGGTTTCTCCCTCACAAAATTTTCGCCCTTTCAAATCCCCCAACCCGCCCAACGGCTAAGCCTCTCCGTCCCTCTGGCCTCTCTAGGGTTTCTCTCTCGCCTTCTGTCTCTCTTTGAGCTCCCTTTCCTCTGCGCCTAAAACGGCGTCGTCTAGGGGCTCCCCTCTCCCAGCGCCTTAATTATGGATCCACCCCTGAACGCCGAGCCCACTCAGCCGCCCCCGCCGGAGGTCTCAATTGGGGAAAAGAGGCCGATTGAGAATGGAGGACAAGGAGAATTGGGGACCCAGTTGAACAAGAAGCCCAGATTGGGACCCAATTCGGAGAAGGATCTGAGGAGAGTGGCGGAGATTGTGCTGGCCTTGTCAACCATGGCCAAGATTCGAGGGGGGAAGAAGCCCACGGAGCCGGAGATTGGGCTTATGGGGGAAGCTAGGTCGAAGCTGGTGGAACTGTGTGAAGGTTTGGCGCCTAAGGATATAGTGGGCAGGGATGCAATTGGCGCTGTGATTGAGGATTTGGGGCTTAATGCTAAGCTTAAGGAGCAGAGATTAGGGTTCCGGGGTCCCAAGTTGACGATTGCCGAGAAGTTTTCGCAGACGAAGAGGAAGGTAAGGACTCAATTGTTTGATTGGATATGGTTTGATTTTGAGTTTGGAGATTGTTGGGTAGGGTTTAGTCTAGATTTGTatgatttgttttttggttggtgGGAAAGTgttgaacaaaaaaagaaagaaactttTAATTCTGAATTATAAATTGTTCCTAATGGACTGATAATAATATAGTTCATATGGTTTGGCGTTTTGATTTTGTATGCGTTTAAGGTATATTTGCATGGTTTTTGAGAAATTAAGGGAGGAAGCATTTTTTGTTATGATTTCTTAATTGGACACGGTGGAGCTATTTGGCTTAGTCGATGTGAACATGTTGGGCTTGTTGGTTACTTTCATCATGAGTTTATATGCAGTTAACTGCATAGTGATAGTCCTCGGTTATACTAAGCGGTGTGCTAATGTTTGGATTAGTATCTAGTTGTGAAGTTTAAAGTCATTCGACCAAGAAGTTGTCTTTGACATTTTATGGATACTGCCATATTACAGCAGATGATTGTTCCAAACTATCAATTTAGGATTTTTTTGGACTGtgtaaaactatttttttctgaatttgaaattcattttctagatggaagaatatgttggGCTTGTTGGTTACCTTCATCATGAGTATATATGCACTTAACTGCATAGTGATAGTCCTCAGTTATACTGAAAGGTTTcatttttattcaaaaaaatatCAGAGTTCTGTAAGCGGGTGTGCTAGTGTTTGGAATAGTAGCTAGTTGTGAAGTTTAAAGTCATTCGACCAAGAAGTTATTGACATTGTGGCTGATGCCATATTACAGCATATAAGGCTGCCGAACAACCAATTTAGGATTTTTTGGAGTCTGTACAATGTTTTTTTTCTGAACTTGAAATTCTTTTCTAGATGGAAGAATCCAAGAAATTCTCTGCACAAGCTCAACCTGCTGCACATCCATCTCACCCATTAAAAACAAGCTTAAATGCAGCGGCTGAAACCCATGGGATGCCACATAACGTTCATATGATTCCTACAAGCAAACCAAGTCATGCACCAATTTCCTCAGGAGGTTTCCCTGTTTCTCCATCTCTTTTTCATGCATCTACAGCAACTCCCGCACCTACACAGTATCAGTTTCCCAACAATGATGTTAGAGCATCCATGGTGTCTAGTGGTTTTCCTAGCAGTCATCTAGGAAGGGATTCTTCTTCCCCAAATGTGCCTAAAGTTGAAAGAGCACAGTTCAGATCAGATGGAGGACCAAATGCAAATGTGTCTTCTTATGCATTTCAAGTACAAGGTAATTGATGTCCTTTAACCTTACTTGTACGGAAAGGTAtcttttttggaattttttacATCATTACTACTAATTCTATCTCCTCTCTGCCTATGTAAGTATTTACACCATATTTTCCATGTGCAGCAACTTCATTTGCAAATCATCCACATCCACCAGTGAATGCTCCAGCTTGGTCAGTGCAAGCTCAATCTGCTAAAAGTGGACCAGAACACAAGGTGCCAAACTATACAcctgtcaaagttgacggaagtACTGGTATCAGTATGCAACAGATGACTCCTGTAGCTGCGCGGAATCAGAATACTAAACCATTTGTCTCTCAATCAGCTTCTGGAAATCTACCCGTTGTACATCAGCCTTTGCAACAGATGCacttcgttaaaactccctcgCTTTCTAATAATCACAATGAAATTGCAAAAGTTATTCAGAAATTATTACAACCACAGCTTCCTGATCATCCTCCATGGATTCCTCCGTCAAGGGATTACATGAGTAAGACTTTGACTTGCCAGAGTTGCCAGCTTACGATCAATGAGGTGGATAATGTTCTTATTTGTGATGCGTGTGAGAGAGGATATCACATAATGTGTGCACAGTCATCTAACCAGAGAGGAATTCCTAGAGGTGAGTGGCACTGCATGAGATGCCTGTCACTGAGCAATGGAAAGCCTTTGCCTCCGAAGTATGGACGTGTGATGAGAAGTAATATACAAGTAAAAGTCCCTTCTAACACAGCTGGAGTTCAAACGTCCTCGGAGAATACACTGGAAAATTTAGATCCAAAGGTCAACCAGCCGAAGATAGCTGCAAATGGAAGTTCTGTTTTGCAGAATACTGCTGGTATAGGTGGTGGGGGCAGCAATCACATTGAGTCAGCACCAGATCTAAGGATTTTAACTGCAAAAGAATCTCAACGGAAGAATCTCGTATCAAGCAGTAAAAATATGGATGAGAAACCTCTTTCTGGAAGTTACCCGTTAAGTGAAAGATCTGAGGAGAAATGTTCTGAATCAAAATCAGACCCTCCTTCTGAACCAAAAGAAACTACTGAATCATCTAGAGTTGAAGATTCTGAATCAATTGCAGAATCTCCTGCTGAGTCAAAAGTGGAGCATCCTGCTGAATCAAAAGCGGAGCATCCTGCTGAATCAAAAGTAGAGCCTCCTCTTGAACCAAAAGAAACTACTGAATCATCTGGAGTTGAAGAGAGACCTTCTGAATCAAAAGCAGAACCTGCTGCTGAATCAAAAGCGGAGTGCCCTGCTGAATCAAAAGCAGAGCCTCCTGCTGAACCAAAAGAAACTACTGGATCATTTAGAGTTGAAGAGATACCTGGATCAAAAGCAGAACCTCCTTCTGAATCAAAAGTGGAGCTTCCTGCTGAATCAAAAACAGATCCTCTTGCTGAACCAAAAGAAACTACTGAATCATCTAGAGTTGAAGAGAGACATTCTGATTCAAAAGCAGAGCGTCCTGTTGAACCAAAAGAAACTACTGAATCATCTAGAGTTGAAGAGATacattttgaatcaaaaccAGAAGCTTCTGCTGAATTTTCCAACAAAGATACTGATAAGTCCAATCATTCCCAACCCCCTTCCAACACACAAGTTGTGGACGGTGCTGGGCTGCCCAACTCTTCAGAAGTTCCATCAATGATATTCCATGACCAGAATTCTGCATTGGAAGACCCAGATGCTTCTCACTCTGTAGGAAACTCTGGCTCCTCTTTGAGATATGACATCAAACAAAATGACCAAAGTGGTGCACAAGCAAATACTTGTGAAATTTCTGTAGTTAGTGGTAGGTCTCTAGAgcatttcggttttttttcagATGGCTTGAAAGCTGTTAAATGGATTGGCGATGCAGTTCAAGGTGGTgatgaaaaaatatattatcATACTTGTTGCATTGATGGGGTAACTTATCAACTGCGAGATCATGCCCTTTTCCAGTCTAGTCATGGAAAATTGATACCCTTGAAGCTTCAGGTAAGTGAATTATTAAGCATCCCTTGATACGTCAGTAGTAGCATTTTGGAGAATTACATGATGTTACTGAAATTAATCTTTGGAATAGAGTCGTCCATTGTTTTTGGTCACCAAGTCTAGTGGAATCACTTATTGTTTGTTTTAGAAACATTTTCATCTGTTTATGATTATATCGAGTTTTTTCTTTATATTAGAAGGGTTGTAATGAACTTTGTAATTTCATTGCAGTCCATGTGGGAGGATAGAAAAACTGGGTCAAAGTGGGCTATTGTCAACAGGTGCTACTTTCCTGGTGACTTACCAGAGAACGTTGGTCGCCCATCTACACCTGAAAGCAATGAGGTAAACATTTTTTCCTTTACGTATACTGTTCTATGAGATGACCAAAAAGGTACTGTTCTATGTATTTCTCTCTGTTGTAAGATGTTCATATCAACATTAAAATTCAGTGGTTGGCATATCAGTTGACTAGTGGAATAGGACTACTGATTTTGTCGTGGTGGACATGATTGCGAACACATGCACCAATATAATATATCTATATAATGGTACTATGTATGGTGCCATTCCATTTAACACTTTGGTGATCTAAAGGCCTCTCACTCCCATTTTGTATTGACATGTAGAGTACAATATTACAACATCCATATGGTAGTtaatattttttctttgtttgtgttACAGGTCTATGAGTCTAATTATGATAGCAATGTAATGGCTGGTTTGATTCGTGGTCCTTGTGAAGTTCTTTCTCCTGCTAAGTTCAGTGTAGAAACTGAAAGACGGAGCCAGTTAGGACATGAGGCAAATAATGAATTACGACCACTCTTCCTGTGCAAGTAAGGCTCTTTAGTTCTTACATGGCACAGAAAGAAATAATTTCTCTGTGTGTGTCTTTTAAAGGAAGAGCTCATTCTTTAAGTGTACAGATCATATGGGATACTTATTCGTTGCCTACTGTGTGTTACTGTGTTATCTCCACAAATGCCTAGATTCTATactcttcccccccccccccaaaaaaaacacacacacacacacactgtatGTATGCACACGTGGACTTGCTATGAGTAGCCGTTTTTTATCCTATTTTGTGGTAGGATAATTCCATTTGTTTATTCCGATATTTGTTTCTTAATATTTTCACCTTgttctttaataattttatttatttatttttatatttgcaGATGGATTTATGATGAGTTTAAAGGGGTATTGGAGCCTGTTCCCGAGTAATCCACTTATGcatgtatatttttttggtgGTTATTCTTCTTGGTTATGGAAACTCGAACATGCTCTCTTTGATCAGGTATGTGAAACTGTTGTGATATTATAATTTAGGTTTATTATATTGAAATTTGGAGTAGGCTTCTCGCATGACTTATTAAACTACATTGACAATTATTTATTGAGTGTTCTTTTTACCTTCATATTGCAATGGTGCATAGTAGCTTTATAAATATTGATGAATAAAGagcattaataataaattattgagactTTGTATGTTAACCGACTCATTTGCCTCTGATCATTTAGTAGAGAGAAAAAAAGGTATGTTTTCAACCATTTAAAAATGTGGTGTGAATTTCACCTGCTTGTATCACCAAAAAAATTGATGTGGTGTGATATACCATTTGTTCTTTTATGCTGTTATTGTTGGGTTCTTAGCCTTTTGAGCTTGTGATGCTTTGGACCTCATAGATGTGTTCCCTTGTTTCAGAACGTCTAACTGAGcaaacaatttattttctttttcatctgATTTTAAATTTGTAACCCTTTGCTATGCTCGAACTCTTTCAACGATCGATACTGAGTTATTGTGTCGATACAGGTAGCCTAGTGCAAAAATGGGGGCATGCTTGAGCTAATCTGCAAGGGGAGTTTCAACATTCATGTATTGTACAATATGTAGCTGTAGCCTTAGGTTGTATTGTAGTCGCAATAGCAATTCAAGCTATAATCTTTCAGCCCCAAGCCCCTGCTTAGGTGCTTCATTCTTGTTATTGTTATCGTGTTAGTATTATTAATTAGAAATGAACGTCTTTCTCCTCTGTTTTCTAGTATCCTTTCGATCTCATTGACAATATCTCATTATCTAGGACTGGCTCTATGGTTTCCCATAAGGGTTCTCAGGTATATGATACTGTCGGATTCCGAGGGGTTGTCTAGTACTTCAGACTGTTGAATTGCCTTTTCTTATTTATACCATGTACGTTTGTTTGCCggtgaatttgaattttttgttttggagaagGCATTTTAATGTGTATGGACTTTGGCTGAAGCAAAATTTGCCAGTAAGGCATAGGAGAGCCAGATCCATTCATTACTTGGTTTCAGCAGTTTGAAGGGAGGAGAGGCATTTTAATTTGGCGTTGTTTAATTAAGGCCTCTCCCAAGTTCCCAACCTTAGAgtacctttttatttttggggtaAGAAACCATGGACTATTTTAGTAAATCAGGGAAAAGAAATCTTCAAGGAGCTCAATTGGAGAACTGTAATTATCTATCTATTTGTTATGCTCTAATTGGTTCGTAGTTGCAAACTTTTTTTAGTCATGTTTTCGTGCAAAGCATGGTCTTTTTATGTAGTATTGAGTTTGAAGcgtttatttttttaaggaaaactaatgaaaagagcttgaaaacttcaagttttaacgataaagacaaaataaagtgaataatatcaggattgattttttagtgtaaaaatgtgatttttcgttaaagtgaacagtaccgggagcttttcgttaaaattctcttttttttaaGTGTAATAGTATCAAGAGCTTACATGCccttagagcaattccacccctaaggactttgcgccagcacccagcgcatttatccactcaaatgaacagtaacatactccaatgaatagtaataggccaaggcatctccactcctaaaaaaatgcgctggcacccagcgcatttatttggtgtgtttttttttttttaagtttatttcggataagatttttaaccaatttcggataaaatttcaaataaacttaaaaaaaaaaacacactaaaataaaattacataaactcatcaaataaactata
This window of the Malus domestica chromosome 03, GDT2T_hap1 genome carries:
- the LOC103428395 gene encoding uncharacterized protein, producing MDPPLNAEPTQPPPPEVSIGEKRPIENGGQGELGTQLNKKPRLGPNSEKDLRRVAEIVLALSTMAKIRGGKKPTEPEIGLMGEARSKLVELCEGLAPKDIVGRDAIGAVIEDLGLNAKLKEQRLGFRGPKLTIAEKFSQTKRKMEESKKFSAQAQPAAHPSHPLKTSLNAAAETHGMPHNVHMIPTSKPSHAPISSGGFPVSPSLFHASTATPAPTQYQFPNNDVRASMVSSGFPSSHLGRDSSSPNVPKVERAQFRSDGGPNANVSSYAFQVQATSFANHPHPPVNAPAWSVQAQSAKSGPEHKVPNYTPVKVDGSTGISMQQMTPVAARNQNTKPFVSQSASGNLPVVHQPLQQMHFVKTPSLSNNHNEIAKVIQKLLQPQLPDHPPWIPPSRDYMSKTLTCQSCQLTINEVDNVLICDACERGYHIMCAQSSNQRGIPRGEWHCMRCLSLSNGKPLPPKYGRVMRSNIQVKVPSNTAGVQTSSENTLENLDPKVNQPKIAANGSSVLQNTAGIGGGGSNHIESAPDLRILTAKESQRKNLVSSSKNMDEKPLSGSYPLSERSEEKCSESKSDPPSEPKETTESSRVEDSESIAESPAESKVEHPAESKAEHPAESKVEPPLEPKETTESSGVEERPSESKAEPAAESKAECPAESKAEPPAEPKETTGSFRVEEIPGSKAEPPSESKVELPAESKTDPLAEPKETTESSRVEERHSDSKAERPVEPKETTESSRVEEIHFESKPEASAEFSNKDTDKSNHSQPPSNTQVVDGAGLPNSSEVPSMIFHDQNSALEDPDASHSVGNSGSSLRYDIKQNDQSGAQANTCEISVVSGRSLEHFGFFSDGLKAVKWIGDAVQGGDEKIYYHTCCIDGVTYQLRDHALFQSSHGKLIPLKLQSMWEDRKTGSKWAIVNRCYFPGDLPENVGRPSTPESNEVYESNYDSNVMAGLIRGPCEVLSPAKFSVETERRSQLGHEANNELRPLFLCKWIYDEFKGVLEPVPE